The following DNA comes from Ignavibacteria bacterium.
TTTTACTTTGATTTACGATATCGGCACGGTGTGGTATAAGGATGAAAAAATATCATCAAAACGGTTTTACAACGGGGCAGGAATAGGGTTAAATGTTATTGCTCCTTTTGGTTATGTATTAAGGGCTGACTGGGTTTTCAGACTTGGAAAGCCTACAGTAGGCCAGGTTGGGTTCAGCTTATCAGCTAAATTTTAAAATGGAATATTACTATACATCTAAGCAGTATATATCACAAAGCTCATTAACCATTGTTGATGATGAAGCAAAACATCTTGCTCGCGTTCTGCGTAAACAATCCGGTGAAGAAATTTTTGTGACTGATGGCTGCGGAATGGTATATAAATGTAATATTGGCGCAATAGCAAAGAACATTATTGAATGCAGCATAAAAGAAAGCTTCAGTTTTATTAATGAGCCAAAAACCAAGATTAATCTTTACCAGGGATTGATAAAAAATCCCGACAGGCTGGAGTTTTCAATTGAAAAATCAGTTGAGCTTGGAGTAAATTCATTTCATACAGTAATAACTGAAAACACTATAAACAAAACCACAGATAAAACCGAAAGATGGCAGGCTATTGCTCTTTCTGCAATGAAGCAGTCACAGCGCTGCATTTTGCCTATAGTGTATTCACCGGTTAATTTTTCCGAATCTGTAAATAATTCCAATGCCGGTTTAAGGCTGATTGCAGATGAAAAAGAAATACACAGCAGGATAAAGTTAGAGGATATACCCGATGGCTTGACTTCAATTGATCTGTTCATAGGTCCGGAAGGCGGTTTTACGAAAGAAGAAACAGAGCTTGCAGTTTCAAAAGGATTTAAAGTTCTGGATCTTGGGAAGCGAAAATACCGCAGTGAAACTGCTTCGGTTTATACAATTTCGAACCTTATTAAGTATTAACTTCTAAACTACACACAGTTTTTCGTTGAAAGTTGTTCCCTTTTTTAAATATATTCGTAATAAAATTTTTAAAAATTATGGCAGAATATTTCAGAAAGATCGTTGATTCAAAAAGCTTCCAGTATTTTATTATAGGGGTTATTGTTGCCGCAGGTGTTGTTGTGGGACTGGAAACTTACCATGGGCTGATGGAAACCCACGGTGCGCTACTGCACCTGCTTGACCAGATAATTTTATACATATTTGTTGCTGAGATCCTGTTAAAGATCGGTGCAAAAGGCTCTAAGCCATGGGAATTTTTTTACGACGGCTGGAATGTATTTGATTTCATAATTGTGGCAGTATGTTTTATGCCCGTAGGCGGAGCCTACATTGCAGTACTAAGGCTTGCGAGGATATTAAGGGTATTCAGGCTGGTAAGCGCGCTGCCAAAGCTGCAGATACTTGTCGGCGCATTGCTTAAAAGTATCCCTTCTATGAGTTATGTTGGAATACTGCTTTCACTTCTTTTTTACATTTACGCGGTAATTGGAACATTCATGTTCGGTCAGAATGACCCGATGCATTTCGGCACACTTCAGGTTTCCATGATGACCCTGTTCAAGACCATTACTCTTGAAGGATGGATAGATTTTATGAACACTCAGGTATTCGGTTCAGATGTTTACGGTTATGAGAATTTTCCTGATGTTGCCAGGGTTCCTTCGGCTCACCCGATAGCAGCCCCGGTTTATTTTGTAAGCTTTATACTGCTAGGTACAATGATCATGCTGAATTTATTCATCGGTGTTATCATAAACGGTATGGAAGAGACCAATAAAGAAGAAGAAATTAAGGAGCTTGCAAAAATCCGTGAACAGCTGAAGAACATTACAGTTGAAGAAGAAATAAACCTGATCTCCGAAGACCTGAATAAAATCAATGAAAACCTTAAGCTGCTGAAGAACAGACTTAATACGATTAAAGCCGTCTAGGCGTAAAAACTGAAAATAACATTGAAATTTTTAAGTATAAAACATATATTAAATGATATATTTTATAAAAATAGATAAAAAGTGATAAAATATGCCTGAAATCCTGCTGAATGTAGAAAACCTCAAGAAGTACTTCCCTATCAAAAAGGGTCTTCTTTCAAAAACCGTTGGTTATGTTAAAGCTGTGGATGACGTATCATTCAAGATCAACAAGGGTGAAACCCTTGGGCTGGTTGGTGAATCAGGATGCGGAAAAACAACTATCGGCAGAACACTTTTAAGGCTTATAGAGCCTACCGGCGGAAAAGTTGAGTTTGAGGGCAAAGATGTTACCGCAATGGATAACAATGATCTTAAAAAGCTCCGCAAAGATATGCAGATCATTTTCCAGGACCCGTATTCATCGCTTAATCCAAGAATGACTGTAGGCGGTATGATAACTGAAATTTTAAAATATCATGAAATTGCCGAAGGCGAAAAAGCTGAAAAAATGGTAATGGACCTGCTTGAAAGAGTTGGTTTATCCAGGCTTCATGCAAGAAGGTATCCCCATGAATTTTCAGGCGGACAAAGACAGCGTATCGGGATAGCAAGAGCGCTTTCTGTAGAGCCGAAATTCATAGTTTGCGATGAACCTGTATCAGCTTTGGATGTATCCATTCAGTCACAGATCATAAATCTATTGCAGGACCTGCAGAAAGAATTAGGCTTAACTTACCTGTTTATTTCACACGACCTATCTGTAGTTGAACATATAAGTGACAGGGTTGCAGTAATGTATCTCGGGCAGATAGTAGAAATTTCTGACTGTAAAGAGCTTTATGCAAATACCAAACATCCTTACTCAGAAGCTCTGCTTTCAGCTGTTCCAATACCTGACCCGAAACAAAAACGCAAACGTATCATTCTGACAGGTGATGTTCCTTCTCCTGCAAATGTTCCAACGGGATGTTATTTCCACCCGCGCTGCCCGAAAATCATTAAAGGCGAATGCGAACACATAAGGCCGCTGCTTGCATCATTGAACCAGTCAACTCATGAAGTTAAATGCTTATTGTATCCTGAAAGTTACCCTACAAAGGATATGAAGGCTGCATAAACAAATTATAAATTGAATTTCTAAAAAGGCGATCTTTTTAAAGACCGCCTTTTTTAATATGTGGTTTACTGTATTTATTGGACGTATATTGATGGAAATATAAAAGGTAAGAAATGAAAAAAATTAATAAAAATAACCCTGCAATCAAAAATACAACAGGAACCGATAATTCAGATGAAAATTCAGCTATGGAACAGTTGATAAAGGATAAGACCGGAGATGATCAAAAAATTAAGGAGTCCATAAATAAAATGGGGATTGCGGTCAACAAGAATACAAAAAAAACTGAAAAGCTAACTTCAAAACATACATTCTCGCACAACAAGGTAAACAGGTCATTTTATATAACAAAAAAGTAAACAGACAATAGTCTAAATATAAATAACTTTTTGTATTTATGAATTTTCTTTTGCCTTTTGATTACTGCACCGTGATCTGTTCCTTATTTATTTTACCGCCTTTGAATACTGTAAGTAATCCAATTGCAATTGCAAGTATTATTGGACCGAGGAATAATCCCAGTATTCCGAATAACTGTATACCTCCAATTACTGAGAAGAAAACAAAAAGCTCATTCATTTTAGCTTTTTGTTTTATCAGCCTTGGCAGCAGGAAGTTATCCACCATTCCGATAACCAGTGAGGCATAAATAAGCAGGACTCCGGCTTTCCAGTATTCGCCAGTCAGCGCAAGTATTATTATTACCGGACCGGTTACAAAAGCAGTACCTCCTGTCGGTATCAGTGCAAATATCATTGTTACCATACCCAACACCAGGTAACTTGGGATACCAAGAATCCAGAACATAAAGCCTGCAAGGACGCCCTGAATTAATGCTACCATAAGTGAACCCCGAATTGTTGCGCTAATAAGATCGCTTGTACTTTTTATCAGCTCTTTTGCCTGGTCATTTTCAAGCGGAAGGATATTTGGAAGATCGGCAACAATTTTTTCACCATCTCTGAATAGATAATACATAGTGAAAATAGCAAAAAAGATACTTACCAGCGTGCCTGCTACCCCGCCAAGCACATACCAGGAAGCCTGGAGCGCTGTTTCACTTAAACGGGCAGCAAGGCTTTTCAGTTCATCAGATTTTACAAATTCTTCGATATTAACGTAACGGCTGATATATTCATATATATATTTCAGCTGCCCGCTTTCAGGATGGTTGATCATTTCCTGTACGCTGCTCACAGTAGTGGATGCAATTCCGGCAAGCTCATTTACTACCGCAGCTGAAATGAGAGTAAGCGGGATAATAAATATAAGCAAAGAGGCAAGTATTGTTATAATTGCGCTTAAGGTATGATTTTTTATTTTTGAAACCAGCTTTTTATATAAAGGGAAAAAGATGATCACAAGTATTGATGACCATAACAGTACAGATACCAGAGGCTTGATCATAAGCCAGCAAAGATAGATCATCAGGAATGTGATCGCCATCAAAAGGATGAACTGAGCAAGCTTTTTCTTATCGTTCATATTAAATTATTCACTCTATTTATATAATAATAAACATTTTAAATTAATGAAAGGGTTCACAAATGAAGGTATATAATATATTTTCGGAATAATTCAGATAAGATTATCCAGGAAAAATAATAAATTATTGGCTTACAATAAGGTCTTCAACTTCCAGCTTTGCAAGCATAGTATCAATACCGGAATATTTATTCTTATATTCCAAATAAGCTGCCTTATCTATCCCGTTTTTTTCTGCTACTGCAATCAGCCAGTTTTCTTCTTCAGGATGAATATTGTTATCAGAAAAAACTACAGCAAGTCCATCTTTAATGAATTTCTCGGCAAGTTCTTTATTTGAAAACACCGGCGGAGAATCCTCAACATATTTGTTGTTCAGGATATCCTTTATAGTGTTTTCGCAGAATTCCCGGTCAAACCCAAGCGACTTGCCTATTCTCATTAATAATAAATTTTCAGTATCAGTAATTTTGCGGTCTTTTCTGATAAGCAGCATTAAGCCTTTCAGATAGCAGCTTGCATCAAGAATTGTAATTTTCAATGGTCATTATAATATTAATTACTAAATTCTGTTTAAATTTCAGTCGAGTTGTTTTAAATCATAACACTTAAAAATCCATTATAGTTCAATTATAAGGATTTTTTTAAAACAATTTTGTTCTATTTAGCCTTATAAATTTCAATAATAATATTTTTTATGAAATCAGCTCTTTCTTTTAGAGGCAGAAAAGGAACATCAATAATTTCATACCCTGAATCTTTATAGATTTTTTTTACATTTATCCCGAACTTTTCAGCTAAATTAAAGCTCATTTTCCGTTCTTCGTCATTAGTATAAATTTCTTTCCAGGCATTAAAAGCAAAAACTGTTCTGTTATAAATATATTTCTCTGATGCAATTTTAGATTTCAAGGCATCTGTTCCAAGCAGCTCTGCATAGGCAATTACATCGGGGATACCTCTATCAAACAAAACAGGTTCACCGGAATTCAGATTTTCGTTGAAATCACCGATCATTTTTTCAAGCATTAACTCATTAAATAATTCCGGATCGGTTTCCGGCACTCCCCTGCCGCCGGCTGAACGCTGTTCTTTTAGAATAATCCTTGCAGGTTCATTGATACACAAAAAGCCGCAGCTTTTAAGTTCATTCAAAACTGTGGTTTTGCCCGCTCCCATTGCACCGGTGAATATGAAATATTCAGTTTTATTCAAATTAAAATTTAAAGAAATCTTATAAATAAAGTGTTAAATTTACATTAATTTACTTAAAATTCAATGATTTTTTAGTAAATTTGGATAATTAATGATGAAAAAGGAACTAAATCCTATTTTCGGTCATTATTGATAGTAAATATCTGCTGAATGTATCCATATCATATTATCAAATTATTCTTCTTTACTCTTCTGCTATCTCAACTGGTTTTAGCTCAAAACCGGAATTCTGATAATCCGGAAACAGGCACCATAACCGGGACCATTACTAAACCTGATGGTTCCGCAATTGAAGGGGCAATCCTGATATTGACATCTGAGAATACACGAGAAGCAGGAACAGAAACAGATGTCTCGGGAAAGTTTATTTTAGATAACCTTCAGCCCGGTATTTATAATTTAAAAGCAGAATTAATTGGTTATAAATCTGCGGAACGGAAAAATCTCACAGTTTTTGCAGGTGATACATTAAAGACTGATATTATTCTTGATGATGAAAGCTATTCCACCGAAGAAATTGATGTAGTTTCAGACCGTTTCAGACAGGCACAAAACGATATGAGGATAAGTCTTCAGAATCTTTCACCCAAAACAACAAGGGTGATCCCCGGAGTTGGTGAAGATGTATTGCGATCTTTACAAACATTACCCGGCGTAAGTGCGCCGAATGATTTTTCTTCACAGCTGATAGTACGCGGTTCAGGTCCTGACCAGAACCTTATAATAATGGATAACATAGAGATCTTTAATCCATACAGGCTGTACGGAGTATTCAGTATGTTCAACCCTGAAACGCTTGAGGATATAAATTTAATTACCGGCGGTTTTCCTTCAAAGTATGGTGACAGGCTTTCTGCAGTTCTGGAAGTAGCAAACCGCGAAGGCAGCAAGACAAAATACTTCACCGGTCAGACAAATGTTAATATAGCGAACGCAAACCTGGTATTCAGCGGGAAAATACCATTTAAAAATATTCCGGGTTCATGGATAGTTTCAACAAGGAGGAGTTATTACGATCTTATCCTCGACCCATTCGCAAAGAAATCCGGTTTAATAGATGAAAGCGCATCCTTCCCTTCTTTTGAAGATGTACAGGGGAAAATAACTTTGGGTCCGTTTAAAGACCATAAATTAATTCTTAACGGAATTTATTCCCGTGACGGAGTAAATATTATTCCAGGTGATTCAAAAGAGCTTGAAGACTCAGTTTCGGTGCGTGACCAGTCATCAAATGATGTATTGGGATTAGCCTGGCATTATGCGCCAAATACAAAATTCCTTACTAAAACCACTTTTTCCTGGTACCGTAATAAAGGTGATGCCCAGTTTGGAGGCGAACTGCTTGACCCGGTGCTTGACAGGGAAACATACACACCTGAAGTTCGCGACAGCCTGCGGGCATTAGGGTTATTTTTAGGAATAGGGTTTAAATCCAAATACACTTTCCGAAAGTATGCGATACAGAACAGCACAATTTTTATATCAGGTGCGCACAAGACTGAAATTGGCGCAGGGATTGATATACTTCGGACTGATCTTGAATTCACACTTGATCTTGATGACAGGCTTAAAGCAATAGTTCAGAACAACCCGAATTTTAATGCAATTTCTAACGGTCAGCTTGATGGCAAAGATTATTACCGAGCAAATTTTTATATTCAGGATAGACTGAAGCTTTCAGACAAGCTTTATATACAGTTCGGAGCCCGTTTTGATTATTTTGCAATTAATAAAAAAGCATACCTCTCGCCACGGATAAATTTATCTTATGCTATAGATAAAGTTACAACGGTGCGTGCCGGAACCGGTATCTATTACCAGTCACCCGGTTACGAAAAATTAATTGATGCCCAGATATTTTTTGACCTAAGTGAAGAAAAAGCTAAAAGGCTAGAAGCTGAGCGCTCAGTACATTATATACTAGGAGCTGAAAGATGGCTTTCTAATGACCTGCTTGTTAAATTTGAAACATACTATAAGCAGTTTACAAATCTAATAGTCCAGGAACAATTAACAGGCTACAGGTATGAATTCTACAGGTACGACCCAAATAATAATGACCCAGAATATCTGCGTGACCCGGATAACTGGTACCGCAGCTCTGAGAAGCTGCCGTATGATTCTGTAACCGCTACTCCAGTAAACGGAGCAAACGGGTATTCATACGGTTTTGAATTCTATATAGAAAAA
Coding sequences within:
- a CDS encoding 16S rRNA (uracil(1498)-N(3))-methyltransferase, encoding MEYYYTSKQYISQSSLTIVDDEAKHLARVLRKQSGEEIFVTDGCGMVYKCNIGAIAKNIIECSIKESFSFINEPKTKINLYQGLIKNPDRLEFSIEKSVELGVNSFHTVITENTINKTTDKTERWQAIALSAMKQSQRCILPIVYSPVNFSESVNNSNAGLRLIADEKEIHSRIKLEDIPDGLTSIDLFIGPEGGFTKEETELAVSKGFKVLDLGKRKYRSETASVYTISNLIKY
- a CDS encoding ion transporter, producing MAEYFRKIVDSKSFQYFIIGVIVAAGVVVGLETYHGLMETHGALLHLLDQIILYIFVAEILLKIGAKGSKPWEFFYDGWNVFDFIIVAVCFMPVGGAYIAVLRLARILRVFRLVSALPKLQILVGALLKSIPSMSYVGILLSLLFYIYAVIGTFMFGQNDPMHFGTLQVSMMTLFKTITLEGWIDFMNTQVFGSDVYGYENFPDVARVPSAHPIAAPVYFVSFILLGTMIMLNLFIGVIINGMEETNKEEEIKELAKIREQLKNITVEEEINLISEDLNKINENLKLLKNRLNTIKAV
- a CDS encoding ATP-binding cassette domain-containing protein gives rise to the protein MPEILLNVENLKKYFPIKKGLLSKTVGYVKAVDDVSFKINKGETLGLVGESGCGKTTIGRTLLRLIEPTGGKVEFEGKDVTAMDNNDLKKLRKDMQIIFQDPYSSLNPRMTVGGMITEILKYHEIAEGEKAEKMVMDLLERVGLSRLHARRYPHEFSGGQRQRIGIARALSVEPKFIVCDEPVSALDVSIQSQIINLLQDLQKELGLTYLFISHDLSVVEHISDRVAVMYLGQIVEISDCKELYANTKHPYSEALLSAVPIPDPKQKRKRIILTGDVPSPANVPTGCYFHPRCPKIIKGECEHIRPLLASLNQSTHEVKCLLYPESYPTKDMKAA
- a CDS encoding AI-2E family transporter; translation: MNDKKKLAQFILLMAITFLMIYLCWLMIKPLVSVLLWSSILVIIFFPLYKKLVSKIKNHTLSAIITILASLLIFIIPLTLISAAVVNELAGIASTTVSSVQEMINHPESGQLKYIYEYISRYVNIEEFVKSDELKSLAARLSETALQASWYVLGGVAGTLVSIFFAIFTMYYLFRDGEKIVADLPNILPLENDQAKELIKSTSDLISATIRGSLMVALIQGVLAGFMFWILGIPSYLVLGMVTMIFALIPTGGTAFVTGPVIIILALTGEYWKAGVLLIYASLVIGMVDNFLLPRLIKQKAKMNELFVFFSVIGGIQLFGILGLFLGPIILAIAIGLLTVFKGGKINKEQITVQ
- a CDS encoding AAA family ATPase, which encodes MNKTEYFIFTGAMGAGKTTVLNELKSCGFLCINEPARIILKEQRSAGGRGVPETDPELFNELMLEKMIGDFNENLNSGEPVLFDRGIPDVIAYAELLGTDALKSKIASEKYIYNRTVFAFNAWKEIYTNDEERKMSFNLAEKFGINVKKIYKDSGYEIIDVPFLPLKERADFIKNIIIEIYKAK
- a CDS encoding TonB-dependent receptor, which encodes MYPYHIIKLFFFTLLLSQLVLAQNRNSDNPETGTITGTITKPDGSAIEGAILILTSENTREAGTETDVSGKFILDNLQPGIYNLKAELIGYKSAERKNLTVFAGDTLKTDIILDDESYSTEEIDVVSDRFRQAQNDMRISLQNLSPKTTRVIPGVGEDVLRSLQTLPGVSAPNDFSSQLIVRGSGPDQNLIIMDNIEIFNPYRLYGVFSMFNPETLEDINLITGGFPSKYGDRLSAVLEVANREGSKTKYFTGQTNVNIANANLVFSGKIPFKNIPGSWIVSTRRSYYDLILDPFAKKSGLIDESASFPSFEDVQGKITLGPFKDHKLILNGIYSRDGVNIIPGDSKELEDSVSVRDQSSNDVLGLAWHYAPNTKFLTKTTFSWYRNKGDAQFGGELLDPVLDRETYTPEVRDSLRALGLFLGIGFKSKYTFRKYAIQNSTIFISGAHKTEIGAGIDILRTDLEFTLDLDDRLKAIVQNNPNFNAISNGQLDGKDYYRANFYIQDRLKLSDKLYIQFGARFDYFAINKKAYLSPRINLSYAIDKVTTVRAGTGIYYQSPGYEKLIDAQIFFDLSEEKAKRLEAERSVHYILGAERWLSNDLLVKFETYYKQFTNLIVQEQLTGYRYEFYRYDPNNNDPEYLRDPDNWYRSSEKLPYDSVTATPVNGANGYSYGFEFYIEKKAVNPSSKFSGWLSYSLSYANRLRNGLETPFRYDQRHSINVVANYKLLSWLELGARFNYSSNFPVTLPKGIRPRVVGDSLAVLPILNLVQFDFEFGGNENKFADKKPVYHRLDLRATAYTKFWGIDWGFYIDVINVYNRQNVIGYDFYIDENLEVKLKPIGQFPVLPTIGVNARF